Within Lentimicrobiaceae bacterium, the genomic segment TGTCTATCAATGCCGTCGAAATGATGGTGAGCGAGCCTCCGTGTTCAATCTGGCGTGCGGCACCAAAAAAGCGTTTGGGCTTTTGCAGAGCAGTAGCTTCCACTCCGCCCGACAAAACTTTACCTGATGCCGGGGCAACGGTATTGTAAGCACGGGCAAGGCGGGTGATGGAGTCAAGCAGTATTACCACGTCGTGTCCGCATTCGGTGAGGCGTTTGGCTTTTTCCAGCACAAGGTTGGCAATCTTCACATGGCGTTCGGCGGGTTCATCAAAAGTGGAGGAAACTACCTCTGCATTTACACTGCGTTGCATATCTGTAACTTCTTCAGGGCGTTCGTCGATCAATAAAACGATGAGGTAGGCTTCGGGGTGATTGTAAGCTATGGCGTTGGCAATCTCTTTCAACAAAACAGTTTTACCGGTTTTGGGCTGCGCTACAATGAGTCCGCGTTGCCCTTTGCCGATAGGACAGAACATATCTATGATGCGTGTGCTCATGGTAGAGCCGGGATGCCCTGTGATTTTAAATTTCTTTTCCGGAAAAAGCGGAGTAAGGAAATCGAAACTGATGCGGTCGCGAACTTCTTCGGGAAATTTTCCATTGATAGTTTCTACTTTTACAAGCGGGAAATATTTTTCACCTTCTTTTGGGGGGCGGATGCTCCCTTTAAGGGTATCCCCTGTTTTTAAACCGAAAAGTTTAATCTGGCTTTGTGAAACATAAATATCGTCGGGCGAGTTCAAGTAGTTATAATCGGCTGAACGCAGAAATCCATAGCCATCGGTCATTATTTCCAGAACGCCCACAGTGGAAACTATGCCATCAAACTCGGAATAATCTTCTTTGTATCGTTCGGCAATACGTTGTCGTTGAATTTCTTTCCAGTTCTTTTCACGGTAAGGACGAATTTCTTCCGTTTGCGTTTCGCTACTGGTTTCTGCTTCCTGGGGAGGGGCACCTGTTAGTTTTCCTTCTTCAGGCGTTTCAGTGATTATATTTTCATCAATTCCGAGGAAAGTAGTATTGTCTTCTATTATGGGTTCGCCTAAAAATTCGGGTTTACCATTTTCAATGTCGGCTCCGAATGGAAATAATTCTTCGTTAAAATCTGTTTTAAAAGGTGTCGGGGGAGTATTTTGTACGGTATCGGCAGGTGGTGGCAATGGCGGTAATGGTGGTAGTGTCGGTAGTGCAGGAGCAGGAGCAGGAGAAGTTTGTTTTTTAGGGAAATTTTTGGAAAAACCTGCTTTATTTTTTCGCTGAAAATTACTTTTAAACACAGGTTTTTCAGATTCTTTAGGGAGTGCTGGCTTTGCAATAACTTGTTCTTCCGGTATATCTGTACTTATTAACGGCTGGGATGTGTTATCAGTTTTTTCAGTATCCTGTTCGTGTCGTTGCATAAAAACTGTTTCCTTTTTTGCCGGAACTGAGGGTATTCTTTTGCGTTGCCCAGGTTTTTTATGCTGAATTTTATTTTCTTTTTCGAGCATTTCGGGCGAAGGATTTAATGCCTGATGGTCTAATATCTTATAAACCAATTCTTGCTTTTTTAAACCTTCTATTTTCGGAATGTTCAGCTTTTGAGCTATTTCTTTCAATTCGTGAACTAATTTCGAATTCAGTTCAACAATATCGTACATAGTGAATTTGTTATTTTATTAATGTGTTAATTATAAGGTGTTTTTTGAGCGCTTATACTCCCTGCAGGAGTAAAAATTATCAGATTTCAATAAACAGAGTTGATTGTTAATGACAAATGAAACGATAAACCGGAGTGGGATTTTAAAAAAAATTCGATGCAAATATACAACTATTTTCGAAATACAAATATTTATTCCATTGTATCGGTTTTAACCGTGCGGTTTAAGAGTATTTTTTTACTTTTGCGCTGGGGAATGAAATTTTATCCCATTAAAAAAACGGGCATTTACGTTAATTAAAAATATTTAGAAAAGAGTCAATATGCTGATGATTTTTAACTTTAATTAAAATCTTTTTATAAATGAAAAATACAGCATTTACAAAGAAACATGAAGAATTGGGAGCCAAGATGGTACCATTTGCCGGATTTTATATGCCGGTTCAATATGAGGGAGTTAATATTGAACATGAAACCGTACGTAAGGGAGTCGGAGTTTTTGATGTTTCGCACATGGGCGAAATTTGGGTGAAAGGTAGCAAAGCCTTGGATTTTATTCAAAGGGTTACTTCAAATGATGCTTCAAAACTTTACGATGGAAAAGTTCAATATTCCTGCTTCCCAAATTTCAAGGGTGGTATTGTTGACGACCTTCTTGTTTACCAAATTAATTCTGAAACCTTTTTGTTAGTCGTTAATGCTTCAAATATTGAAAAGGATTGGAATTGGCTGCAAAGTCAGAACCAGATTGGCGCAGTACTTTACAATGCCTC encodes:
- the rho gene encoding transcription termination factor Rho, translating into MYDIVELNSKLVHELKEIAQKLNIPKIEGLKKQELVYKILDHQALNPSPEMLEKENKIQHKKPGQRKRIPSVPAKKETVFMQRHEQDTEKTDNTSQPLISTDIPEEQVIAKPALPKESEKPVFKSNFQRKNKAGFSKNFPKKQTSPAPAPALPTLPPLPPLPPPADTVQNTPPTPFKTDFNEELFPFGADIENGKPEFLGEPIIEDNTTFLGIDENIITETPEEGKLTGAPPQEAETSSETQTEEIRPYREKNWKEIQRQRIAERYKEDYSEFDGIVSTVGVLEIMTDGYGFLRSADYNYLNSPDDIYVSQSQIKLFGLKTGDTLKGSIRPPKEGEKYFPLVKVETINGKFPEEVRDRISFDFLTPLFPEKKFKITGHPGSTMSTRIIDMFCPIGKGQRGLIVAQPKTGKTVLLKEIANAIAYNHPEAYLIVLLIDERPEEVTDMQRSVNAEVVSSTFDEPAERHVKIANLVLEKAKRLTECGHDVVILLDSITRLARAYNTVAPASGKVLSGGVEATALQKPKRFFGAARQIEHGGSLTIISTALIDTGSKMDEVIFEEFKGTGNMELQLDRKLSNKRIYPSIDIVASSTRREDLLVDKEQLQRIWILRNHLADMNPLEAMEFLKEKMKYTQTNEEFLISMNS